The following is a genomic window from Streptomyces sp. BHT-5-2.
CGCCGGGGCGGCCGCCGGCGGTGACCGCGACGGTGGCGGACTGCGGGGTGCCGATCACCCGCTCCGGCTTGTGCAGTCCGGCGGCGCGGATCTCGTCGAGGTCGGCGCGCAGATCGTCGCGTACGGCGTCGAACATCAGGAGGGTCTCCTTAGGAGTGGAGGTCGGCGGCGGAGGGCCGGCGCGCAGCGCCGTCATCTGGGGGTGGAGGTCGGGCGACGGGAGGGAGGGAGGGAGGGGAGCAACCGGGGCGGGTGCTAGGCGCTCCAGTCGAGGATGACCTTGCCGCCCTGGCCGCTCGCCGCGTCGGCGAAGGCGGCGTCGAACTCCTGGTACGGGTAGCGGCCGGTGATCACGGGGGCGAGGTCGAGGCCGCCCTCCAGCAGCACCGACATCGCGTACCAGGTCTCGAACATCTCCCGGCCGTAGATGCCCTTGATCGTGATCATGGAGGTGACGATCCGGGACCAGTCGACCGGGAACTCCTCGGCGGCCAGGCCCAGCACGGCGATCCGGCCGCCGTGCGTCATGTTGCCGATCATGTCGCGCATCGCCTCGGGCCGGCCGGACATCTCCAGGCCGACGTCGAAGCCCTCGCGCAGGCCCAGTTCGCGCTGGCCGTCCGCGATGGAGCCGTGGGCGACGTTGAGGGCGAGGCTGACGCCGACCTTGCGGGCCAGCGCCAGGCGCTGCTCGCTGACGTCGGTGATCACCACATGGCGGGCGCCGGCGTGCCGGGCGACCGCCGCCGCCATGATGCCGATCGGCCCGGCACCGGTGATCAGGACGTCCTCGCCGACCAGCGGGAAGGAGAGCGCGGTGTGCACGGCGTTGCCGAACGGGTCGAAGACCGCGGCGATGTCGAGGTCGACCGGGACCCGGTGCACCCAGACGTTGCCGGCGGGCAGCGCGACGTACTCGGCGAAGGCGCCGTCCCGGCCGACGCCCAGGCCGACCGTGGCGCGGCACAGGTGGCGCCGGCCGGCCTGACAGTTGCGGCAGTGGCCGCAGACCAGGTGGCCCTCGCCGCTGACCAGGTCGCCGGTGTTGATGTCGGTCACGTCCCGGCCGGTCTCGACGACCTCCCCGACGAACTCGTGGCCGACGGTCAGCGGGGTGCGCACCGACTGCTGCGCCCAGCCGTCCCAGGCGCGGATGTGCAGATCGGTGCCGCAGATGCCGGTGCGCAGCACCTTGATCAGCACATCCCCCGGGCCGATCGCCGGCTCCGGCACGTCCGTCAGCCAGAGTCCCGGTTCCGCCTTCTGCTTGACCAGTGCCTTCACCGCATCGGCTCCCGTACGTGAATGAGTGCTGTGACGTCACGGGGGCCGGGTGCGGCCCGCCGATCTCGGCCAGAAATCTTCCGTATGGCGGGCTCCGGGTCCATCGAGGATTTCTTAACCGCGCCCGCAGATCACCTTTACGCCCCACTCGTCACAAGAATGCAGAGCCGTCACATCAGCCTCCGGTGGGGTCGTCAGCAGCGGGAAACGCGGCCCGGTGGGGCGGGAGTTGCCGCTCCCTCGCCGCCGGCATCAGTCCGGTGGCCCCGGGCCGGTCACGGTGAACAGCCCGCCGTCCGGATCGCGCACCATCGCGCGGCTGCCGGTCCCGTCCCGGGTCGCGGTCACCGGGGTGACGGTGCCGCCGGCGTCCACCGCGGCCTCGGTCACCGCCGGGACGTCCGGCACCCGGAAGTGCACATGCCACTGCGGCCGCACCCGCGGATCCGGGGCGGCCTCCACCGCCCCGCCGCGCAGCGCCGCCACCACATGCGTCCCGTCGTGCACGATCACCTGGTCGTGCTCGTACGTCACCTGGCAGCCGCCAGGTTTCTCCGACGCCCAGTCGAAGACCTCGGCGTAGAAGATGGCCGCGGCGAACGCGTCCCTGGTGCGCAGTTCCAGGATCGCCGGGGCGTGGCCGGTGCCCACCGACCAGGCCAGCGTCTGCCCCTCCCAGAAGCCGAAGGTGGCTCCGTCGCGGTCCGCGGCGAGGGCGGCCCGCCCCGGTCCGAGCTTGAGCGGCCCCACCGCGACCGTGGCACCGCGCTCCCGGATCCGGGCGGCGGCGTCGTCGGCGTCCGGCACCGCGAAGTACGCGGTCCAGGCCACCGGCACCTGGAAGCTCGGCGCCAGCGCCCCGATCCCGGCGACCGGCTCCCCGTCGTGCAGGGCGACCGAGAACTCCTCGCCGAGGCTGGCCGAGCGGAACTGCCAGCCCAGCACGGCTCCGTAGAAGCGATGGGCGGACTGCAGGTCGCTGGTCATCAGGCTCACCCAGCAGGGCGCGCCGCGTACCGGAGCGGTCGGGCGGGGCGACGGCATCGACATCTGCCTCCTGGTGCTCGGGCCGTTCGACGGGTGAACGTGGGTCAGCCCGCGCGGGTCGGCGTGGATCGCGGCCGGGTCCTCGGCGCCCCCTCCCACTGTGCCAGCGACCGCCCGGCCCCGCACCAAGGGACGCCCGCCCCGCCGGTCGCCCGCTCGGTGCAGGGCCGGTTGTGCGGCTCGATACCGGGCTCGATGCTGGAGGTACCGAACCGGGCTGGGTTGATGCCATGAACGCATGGAACGCGGCGACGAGCGCCGACTTCCGTGGTCCCCTCGACGTCACCAGGGCGGCCACGGCGGTCCTGGACGCCCGGGGGCTGGTGATCGGGTGGAGCGCGGCGGCCCGGAAGCTGCTGGGCTACGCACCGGAGGAGATCGTCGGCCGGCCCGCCGCCACCTTCCTGCCGGGCACGGCCGACCGTGCCCCGGGCCCCACCGAACCGTCGGCCCCGGACATGTCCCACATCGAGGCCCGCACCGCACGGCACGCCGACGGCCACCGGCTGCCGGTGGCGATCACCATGTGCCCGCTGGCCGACGCGCTCCAGAACGCCGCGGCCGGCCCGGCCCGGGTGCTGGTGGCGACCGGGCTCGACGACCTGCGGCGGTGGGAGGCGCGCCAGGCGATGCTGCACGGGCTGGCGACGCAGTCGCCGGTGGGGTTGGCCATCTACGACAACGACCTGCAACTGACGTGGTTCAACAGCTCGTACGGGCGGGAGATCGGGCTGCCGCTGCGGCAGTTGATCGGCAAGCGGGCGAACGAACTGTATCCGGGCGAGTTCGTGACCGAGGGCTACCCGCACGCGCTGGAGGCGGTGATGCGCCATGTGCTGGCGACCGGCGAGCCCTTCGTCGATCTGCACTTCGTCGGCGAGCAGCCCACCGATCCGGGCACCGAGCACGTCTGGTCCTGCTCCTACTACCGGCTCCAGGACCCGGACGGGCGGGTGCTGGGGGTGTGCGAGGACTCCTTCGACATCACCGACCGCTACCAGGCGCAGCGCCGGCTGAACCTCCTGGTGGAGGCCGGCCGGCGGATCGGCACCACGCTGGACGTGGTCGGCACCGCACGGGAGGTGACCGAGGTCGCGGTCCCGGACTTCGCGAGCACCGTGACCGTCGACCTGGTGCGCTCGGTGCTGGAGGGCGGCGACCCGGAGCCGGACGAGGCCGGGATGCCCGAACTGGTCCGGGTCGCCGCCCGCTCCCGGGACGACCCGCCGGACCGGCCGCCGACCCCGCCCCACCCGGTCGCCTACCGGCGGGGCATGCTGCCGTACCGGAGCCTGTCGTCGGGCGGGCTGATCCGCACCGAGCGGACGATCGTGGTGCCGCTGCGGGCCGGTGGCCCGCTCATGGGGCTGGTCACCTTCGACCGCGGCGACAGCCCGCGGGTCTTCGACGGCGGCGAGGTCGACCTGGCCGACGAACTGGTCGTGCGGGCCGCGGTCTCCATGGACAACGCCCGCCGGTTCGCCCGGGAGCACACCGCGGCGCTCACCCTCCAGCGCGATCTGCTGCCCCAGCACCTGCCCCCGCAGTCCGCGGTGGACGCGGCATACCGCTATCTGCCCAGCGACGACCGGGCCGGGGTCGGCGGCGACTGGTTCGACGTGATCGGGCTGTCCGGCACCCGGGTCGGACTGGTGGTGGGGGACGTGGTCGGGCACGGTCTCCAGGCCGCCGCCACCATGGGGCGGCTGCGCACGACCGTACGGGCGCTGGCCCGGATGGACCTGGCGCCCGACGAGCTGCTCGGCCGGCTCGACGACCTGGTGGGGCAGGCCCCGGAGGAGCGCGCCGCCGGGGGCGCGGCGGAGCCCGGCCCGGGCGATGTGACACCCGGGGTGACCTGCCTCTACGCGGTCTACGACCCGGTCTCGCGGCACTGCACGATGGCCCGGGCCGGGCATCCGCCGCCGGCGATCGTGACGCCCGGCGGCGCGGTGTCCTTCCCGGACCTGCCGGCCGGGCCGCCACTGGGGCTGGGCGGCCTGCCGTTCGAGTCCTGGGAGACCCAGCTGCCGGTGGGCAGCCTGCTGGCACTGTTCACCGACGGGCTGCTGCGCGACCGGGAGCGGGACGTCGACGCCGGACTGGCGATCCTGGGCGAGGTGCTGCGGGCGGACGCGCGGCCACTGGAGGAGCTGTGCGACCGGGCGCTGGCGGAACTGCTGCCGGGCGGGGCGACGGCCGACGACGCGGCGCTGCTGCTGGTGCGGACCCGGGAGCTGGACGCCCGGCAGGTGGCCGCCTGGGAGCTGCCCGCGGAGCCGGCCGCGGTCGCCACCGCCCGGGAGCTGGCCACCGGGCAGCTGGCGCGGTGGGGCCTGGCGGAGCTGTCCTACGCGACCGAGCTGATGGTCAGCGAACTGGTCACCAACACCGTGCGGCACGCGTCCGGACCGGTGCACCTGCGGCTGCTGCGGGATCTGGCGCTGGTGACGGAGGTGTCCGACACCGCCCACACCTCGCCGCACCTGCGGTACGCCGCGAGCGACGACGAGGGCGGCCGGGGGCTGTTCATCGTCGCGCAGCTGGTGCAACGCTGGGGGACGCGGTACACGCCGTCCGGCAAGACGATCTGGACGGAGCAGGCGTTCCCGGCGGACTATCCGGGGGCTCCGCGGCCGGTGGGCTGAGCAGGCGGGCCGGTGTACGCCGTGCGGGTCGGCGAAGCCGGTCCCATGATGGAAACCACCAACGAGGTCCCGGCACTCGGCGGGCGAGGAAAGAGGAGGACCTGTGACGACCAATGGCAGTGAGACCCCGGCCCAGCAGCGGCCAGCGGAGCTGTACACCGGTAGCGAACGGCCCTTCGACGCGGAGGACCTGGTCAGGGCGTCCGGGCGCGAGCCCACGCCGCACAGCCTGGCCTGGGCCCAGCGCCTGATCGATGAGAAGGGGCGGGCCGCCATCGAGCGGTATCTGCCCTAGTGGTGGCGGTGCGGCGGTGACGCCGCGCCCCGTCCGTCCGGCCCGGAGGCGGCGGCCCCCGGGCCGCGGCATGCGCGGTGCGACCCACCACTACCCTCTCGGTACATGACAATCGAACGGATCGATCCGCCCTCGCAGGCCGGTGAGCGCGAGATGCTCCGCGCCTACCTGGACTTCCACCGGGCCACCCTGGCGATGAAGGTCGAGGGGCTGACCGACGAACAGCTGCGGCGGCGCTCGATGCCGCCGTCGACGCTCTCCCTGCTCGGCCTGGTGCGGCACCTGGCCGAGGTGGAGCGCACCTGGTTCCGCCGGGTGGTCAACGGCGAGGACATTCCGCTGGTCTGGTCCGAAGAGGGCGACTACCAGGCCGCGTTCGACGACGGCGAGTCCACCGGCGCCTCGGCGCTCGCCACCTGGCAGACGGAGGTGGCGCACTCCCGGCGCATCGAGGAGGCCGCCGAGTCCCTGGACATCACCGCCCACCAGCCCCGGTGGGGCAAGGACGTCTCGCTCCGCCTGATCATGCTGCACATGATCCACGAGTACGCCCGGCACAACGGCCATGCCGACTTCCTGCGCGAGGGCGTGGACGGGGCCACCGGCCCCTGAGCCCCGCGGCGGACGCCCGCAGCCGCCCACGGCCGTCCGCACATACGACGAGGTCCCTTCCCCACGCGGGAAAGGGACCTCGGCTGCTTCTCCTGAGCGCCCGGCCGGCCTTGCACCTGCATCTCCCACCGGTTGGTGGACGTCTTTCCTTGGACCACGGACGCGCGACTCCCGTCCGCAGGACCGGAGTTCGTCCATGATCATAGCGGACTTCCGGGCCCCGTTTCGCCAGGCGGACTTCCGGCCGAACATGGCCGAAGATGACGGAAACGCCCCTGCCCGCGACGGTCCGCGAACGGCCGGCCCGCGCGGGATGCGAGGGTGTGCAGTCCAACGACGGGCCGTGGGGCCCGCCCTGACGAGGAGGAACAGGCATGGCCGCGCCGAGCGAAGAGGCCCACGGACCGGGAGGGCCGCGCAGCCTTCTGCCGGACGACACCCTGCCGCTGCGCCCGGCCACCGCGCAGGCCACCGCGCCCGCCCCGGCACCCGAACCCGAACCGAAGGGCGGCACCGGCCGCCTGGGCAGGTCCAGCGCCCTGATGGCGGCGGGCACGATCGTCTCCCGGATCACGGGATTCCTGCGCACGCTCGTCATGGCGGCCGCGATCGGCGTCAGTACGCTCAACGACTCCTACCAGGTCGCCAACACCCTGCCGACGATGATCTACGTGCTGGTGAGCGGCGGGGCGCTGAACGCGGTGTTCGTCCCGCAGCTCGTCCGCGCCATGAAGAACGACGAGGACGGCGGCGAGGCGTACGCCAACCGCCTGCTCACGCTCGTCGTCATCGTCCTCGCCGGCGTCACCACGCTCGGCGTCCTGGCCGCTCCGCTGCTGGTGCGCATGATGTCCCCGGACATCGCCGCCGACCCCCAACGCATGGCCCTCACCGTGGCGTTCGCCCGCTACTGCCTGCCCACCATGTTCTTCATGGGACTCCATGTCGTGCTCGGGCAGATCCTCAACGCCCGCGGCCGCTTCGGCGCGATGATGTGGACCCCGGTCCTCAACAACGTCGTCATCATCGCCGCCTTCGGCGCCTTCATCTGGGCCTTCGGCAGCTTCACCGACTCCGGCGTCAGCGCGGCGACCATCACCCCCGAGGGCGTCCGGCTGATCGGCCTGGGCACCCTGCTCGGCCTGGCCGTCCAGGCACTGGCCATGCTGCCGTACCTGCGCGAGGCCGGCGTCCGGCTCCGCCCCCGCTTCGACTTCCGCGGCCACGGCCTGGGCAGGGCCGTCGGTCTGGCCAAGTGGACGCTGCTGTTCGTGCTAGCCAACCAGCTCGGCCTGATCGTCGTCACCGAGCTCGCCACCAAGGCGGGCGCCCTCGCCGAGCGCGCCGGCCACCCCGGCTCCGGCATCACCGCCTACAACTACGCCTACCAGATCTGGCAGATGCCGCAGGCCATCATCACCGTCTCGGTCATGACCGCCGTGCTGCCACGGATCTCCCGCGCCGCCCTGGACGGCGACGCCGCCGCCGTCCGCCACGACATCTCCTACGGCCTGCGCACCTCGGCCGTCGCCGTCGTCCCCTGCGCCTTCGCCTTCCTGGCGCTGGGCACGCCGATGGCCACCCTGCTCTACGCCGGCTCGGGCAGCGAGGGCGCCCAGGGCATCGGTCATGTCCTGATGGCCTTCGGCCTGGGCCTGGTCCCCTACTCCGCGCAGTACGTCGTCCTGCGCGGCTTCTACGCCTACGAGGACACCCGCACCCCCTTCTTCAACACCCTCGTCGTCGCCGCCGTCAACGCCGCCGCCTCCGCGCTGTGTTACGTCCTCCTCCCCGCACACTGGGCCGTGGCCGGCATGGCCGCCTCCTACGGCCTGGGCTTCGCCGTCGGAATCGTCGTCGCCTGGCGCCGGCTGCGCAGCCGACTGGGCGGCGACCTGGACGGTGCGCGCGTCCTGCGCACATACGCGCGCCTGTGCGCCGTCTCCGCACCGGCCGCGCTCGCCGCCGGAGTCACCGCCACCGCCCTGCTCCACGCCATGGGCAGCGATGCCCTGGGCTCCCTGACCGCCCTGGCCGCCGGCACGGCCGTCCTCCTCGCCCTCTTCCTCGTCCTCGCCAAGCTGTTCAAACTCCCCGAACTCGACGCGATGTCCACCATGCTCCGCAGCCGCCTCGGCCGCTGACCCCGACCGGACCGCCCGGTCATGGCCGGAGCTCCTGCCAGGCCAGCTCCTTGAGCGCCATCCGGGCGGCCGGGGCATGGCCGGGGATGTCGGCCCAGTACGGATGCGTGGCGATCTGCACGGAGAGCCGCTGAAGTCGGCGGCGCAGCACGGCAGTCCGCGCCGGGCTCTCCTCGGCTGCGAGCTCTTGATAGGCGGCGTACCAGGCGGACTGGGCCCGGACGAGGTCACTGGGAAAGGCGTAGTTCGTCACACCAGAAATTGCATCACGTGTTCGAATTCCGGCGCAGCACTCACACGAGTGAATGCGCCGGCGCCACCGCCCTACGCCACTGGTTCTTGGACGCGTACCGGCGGCCCTCCACGGACGCGAGTCCGCGATGGAGGCGAGCCCGCGACAGCTCGGCGGCCGATCCACGCAACGCACCGCCGCGCATGTCCGCCGCGGCGGTGGGAAGGACCAGTCCCGTACGAGGGAGTCCCGGAAGTGGCCGAGGAACGAGGGGAGTCGGAAGTGATTCGAAGGCTGCAGGCGGTCGCGCTGGACTGCGCCGATCCGGTACGGCTGGCGGAGTTCTACGCGGGCCTGCTCGGCGGCCGGGTGGTCGCTAAGCCGGAGGAGCCCGACTGGGTCGAGGTGCACGGGTTCGAGGGAACGCCCCTGGCCTGCCAGCGGGTGGACGGCTACCGGCCGCCCGAATGGCCCGGCCACCGGTATCCGCAGCAGCTCCACCTGGATTTCGACGTGGACGACCTCGACGGGGAGGAGAAGCGGGCGCTCGCCCTCGGCGCGACCGTGCTGGAGCGGACGGACCAGCTCCGCCCGGAGGCCAACTGGCGGGTCTACGCGGACCCGGCCGGCCATCCGTTCTGCCTCTGCCTCCACTGAGCCCTTCGGGCCCACCACGGCGACCCGGTCGGGGACCGGGTCGCTTCAGCTGATCGCGGACCTGCACGGACCTCAAGCCGCTCGTGCCACGGGAGTGCGCTGCGCCCGCGCCCCGTGGCCTTCTCGTACCCGGCGTCACGGGCCTTCGGCGGCCGCGATCAGGAAGTTGGGCAGGTGGACGTAGCTCGTGATGCCGGGGGTGGTGGCCTCTTCCTCGCGGGCCGCACGGGGGTCGAGTCCCGGCTCGGCGATCTCGCGCAACCGGCAGCCGAGGGCGGCGAGTTCGTTGAGATAGGCCGAGAGCGGACGGTGGAAGTCGGGGGCGTGGGTCCGGGCGAGCCGGTACTCCTCCAGATAGCGGCGCAGGCGGTAGTCGCCGTGCTCGCGCCACGTCGACAGCAGCTGTTCAAACGCCGGGTGGTTGACGGAGAAGAGGAACAGTCCGCCGGGGCGCAGCGCCTCGACGCAGGCGCGCATGGCCGGTTTCCAGTCCGGGACGGCCGGCAGCACCATGCTGCACACCACGGCGTCGAACGGACCGCCGAGGTCCGGCAGCCGGGTCAGATCGGCCTGGACGTACACGATGCCCTGGGCGCGGGCGCGTTCCTTCTCCTGTGCGTAGCCGAACATCGTGTCGGTGGGCTCGACGCCGGTGACCTGCGCGCCGCGGGCGGCGAGCAGACGGCTGAAGTAGCCGTGCCCGCACCCCGCGTCCAGGATGCGGCGCCCGTTCACGTCGCCGAGCATCCGCAGCAGCACCGGGTTGACCAGATGGCGTTTGGCGAAGTCGCCGTCGGGCTCCATCGCCTCCAGGGCCGCGCGGGGAATGTCGTTCCACTGCCGGATCGCCGCGTCGTTCGTCGGTTGCGTGGTCACCGACCGGAGCGTAGTGCGGTCGGGGCGGCCGCCCGTGAGAGGCAAAGCGGCCAACCGGCGGACCGGGCGGGCTCACAGCTCGGTCTTGATCTTCTTCATGGTCAGATGGGACTCCACCCGCAGCACCCCGCGCAGACCGGTCAGTTTGCGGGTCAGGAACGCCTCGTAGGCGGCGTGGTCGGCGACCGTCACCCGCAGGAAATAGTCCGGCCGCCCGAAGAACCGCCGCAGTTCGACGACCTCCTCGTAGGCGGCCACCGTGTTCTCGAACTCCTCGACGGTCTCGCGGTCAGTGGCGTACACCTCGACGTCGACCAGCACCTCCAGGCCGCGGCCGACCGCGGCGGGGTCGATGACGGCGCGATAGCCGGCGATGACACCGCTCTCCTCCAGGCGCTTGACCCGGCGCAGACACGGCGGCGGCGTCAGTCCGACGCGTCTGGCCAGTTCGACGTTGGTCAGCCGCCCGTCCTGGCGCAGGTGAAACAAAATTTCTCGATCAAGGGAATCAAGGTCGATTTCATTGCCCATGGGGCGATCATAGAGGCACAATCAGCAACCAAATAAGATCCATTTCGTCCTAAAATTGCGGCATGGCGATACCCTCGGTCACCGCCGACGCTCCCGTCGGGCCCGCGCCTCCCGCCCCGTCGTCCCGGACGCCGCCCCAGTCCCGGGCCGCCTTCAAGGACTCCGCCTCGGTGGGCCTGGGGCTCGTCCCGCTGGGCATCGCCTTCGGTGTACTGGTCACCCACTCCGGCCTCGCCTGGTGGTGGGCGACCTTGTTCGCCACCCTCATCTACGCCGGCTCGTTCGAGTTCGTGCTGGTCGGCCTGGTCGGCGCGGTCGCCCCGCTGGCGACGGTCGCGCTGACCGCCCTCCTCGTCAACATCCGGCACGTCTTCTACGCGCTGTCCTTCCCCCTGCACCGCGTCAGGGGCCGCGCCGCCAGGACGTACAGCACCTTCGCCCTCACCGACGAGGCGTTCGCCCTGACCACCGGCGAGCAGGCCCGCTCCTGGCCCAGCGGCCGCATTCTGTGGCTGCAGGTGTTCATGCACCTGTACTGGGCCGGCAGCGCCACCGCCGGGGCCCTGCTCGGCTCGCTGATCCCCCAGAGCGTGCAGGGCCTGGACTTCGCACTGACCGCCCTGTTCACCGTCCTGGCCCTCGACGCCATCCGGGACCGGCGGGGCGACCTGCCCACCCCGGCCCTGGCGCTGCTCAGCGCGCTGGCCGCCCGGCTGGTCTTCCCCGACCAGCTGCTCCCGGCCGCGTTCGGCCTGTTCACCGCGGGTCTCCTGACCCGCCGCTTCGTTGCCGAGCGGAGGCGCGCCGATGCCTGACATCCCGTACCTCGTCGCGGCGGTCGCGCTCTCCGCCACCGTCACCTGGGGGCTGCGCGCCCTTCCCTTCGCCGCCCTCGCCCCCCTGCGCGCGAGCCGGACCGTCCAGTACCTCAGCCGCGGCATGCCCGCCGGCGTCATGGTCATCCTGCTCGTCTACTGCCTGCGCGACCTGCCGCTGACCGAGCCGCGCGCCCTTGCCCCGCTGGCGGCGCTGGCCGTCACCGTCGGCCTGCACCTGTGGCGCCGCAACGCCCTGCTCAGCATCCTCGGCGGCACCACCGTCCATGTGGTCCTGGCCAGCACGGTGTTCGCGCACTGAGCACCCGGCGCCGGTCGCGTGAGCCGGGCGGGGGCCGCGGGCGGCGGAGTGCGAGCGGCGTCCCCGCCTGCCCGCGGCCGGAAGTTCAGTCGCCGAGGAACGTGACCGTCTCGGCGAGCGGAGCCCGGTCGGTCCGGGCCCAGGCGACGGCGGTGTCCTCGAAGCCGATCGACAGCCCGCAGAAGAGGATCATGCCCTCCGGCGGGGAGACGATCTCCGCGACCGTCCCGTGGTAGACCGACCAGGCGATCTGCGGGCAGCTGTGCAGCCCTTCGGCGCGGAGCAGCAGCATGACGGTCTGCAGGTACATCCCGAGGTCGGCCCACTGGGACGGCCCCATGGTGCGGTCGATGTAGCAGAAGAGGGCGGCGGGGGCGCCGAAGCACTGCCAGTTCGCGGCGACGGCTCGCCGCCGCGCCTCGCCGTCCTCCCGCGGTATGCCCAGGGCTCCGTAGCGCCGCTCGGCGGCGGCCGACCGGCGCTCCTGGTATGGGGGTTCCAGCTCGTCGGGGTACATCTGGTACTCCCGCTCGTCACCGGCGTCCCCGGCGGCCACCCGCGCCGCGGTGCGCTTCTTGAGCAAGGTCAGCGGCTCCCCGGTCAGCACATAGCTGTACCAGGGCTGGAGGTTGGCGCCGGACGGCGAGCGGGCCGCGGCGCCCAGCACCCGCTCCAGCACCCGTCTGGGCACCGGCGCACCGTTGAAGCCGCGCACCGCCCTCCGACTCGTCACCGCTTCGTAGACGTCCACGAGCAATTTCCCTTCCCCTGGGTCCACTTGAACCACAGCAATCTACGTCGGTGCCCCCTGCGGGCCGGCGGGCGGCCCGGCCGACTCGCTTGACCCTCCTGTTACCGGAGGCCCTACGGTCCCGGACATGAAGATCGTTGTTCATGACACCGCGTCCACCATGCTGGAGCTCCTGGAACGGCCCCAGGAGCAGCGGGCGGACGCCCTGCGAGAGATGTTCGAGCCGGTCCAGAGCGTGATGGGCCCGGTGGACCTCGTCGCGATGCACCGGACGGGCGGTGGCTTCCGGACCGACCGCGACGACCCGCGGTATCCGGCCGCCCTGCGCACGATGCGGGAAGCGGACGTGTGGAACCGCGTCGAGGAGGCGCTCACGGCCGCGTGGGAACGGATCGACGGCGCGGTGCCCGGCGTCCGGCACGCCGGGACC
Proteins encoded in this region:
- the tdh gene encoding L-threonine 3-dehydrogenase, with the protein product MKALVKQKAEPGLWLTDVPEPAIGPGDVLIKVLRTGICGTDLHIRAWDGWAQQSVRTPLTVGHEFVGEVVETGRDVTDINTGDLVSGEGHLVCGHCRNCQAGRRHLCRATVGLGVGRDGAFAEYVALPAGNVWVHRVPVDLDIAAVFDPFGNAVHTALSFPLVGEDVLITGAGPIGIMAAAVARHAGARHVVITDVSEQRLALARKVGVSLALNVAHGSIADGQRELGLREGFDVGLEMSGRPEAMRDMIGNMTHGGRIAVLGLAAEEFPVDWSRIVTSMITIKGIYGREMFETWYAMSVLLEGGLDLAPVITGRYPYQEFDAAFADAASGQGGKVILDWSA
- the murJ gene encoding murein biosynthesis integral membrane protein MurJ; the protein is MAAPSEEAHGPGGPRSLLPDDTLPLRPATAQATAPAPAPEPEPKGGTGRLGRSSALMAAGTIVSRITGFLRTLVMAAAIGVSTLNDSYQVANTLPTMIYVLVSGGALNAVFVPQLVRAMKNDEDGGEAYANRLLTLVVIVLAGVTTLGVLAAPLLVRMMSPDIAADPQRMALTVAFARYCLPTMFFMGLHVVLGQILNARGRFGAMMWTPVLNNVVIIAAFGAFIWAFGSFTDSGVSAATITPEGVRLIGLGTLLGLAVQALAMLPYLREAGVRLRPRFDFRGHGLGRAVGLAKWTLLFVLANQLGLIVVTELATKAGALAERAGHPGSGITAYNYAYQIWQMPQAIITVSVMTAVLPRISRAALDGDAAAVRHDISYGLRTSAVAVVPCAFAFLALGTPMATLLYAGSGSEGAQGIGHVLMAFGLGLVPYSAQYVVLRGFYAYEDTRTPFFNTLVVAAVNAAASALCYVLLPAHWAVAGMAASYGLGFAVGIVVAWRRLRSRLGGDLDGARVLRTYARLCAVSAPAALAAGVTATALLHAMGSDALGSLTALAAGTAVLLALFLVLAKLFKLPELDAMSTMLRSRLGR
- a CDS encoding VOC family protein, which codes for MIRRLQAVALDCADPVRLAEFYAGLLGGRVVAKPEEPDWVEVHGFEGTPLACQRVDGYRPPEWPGHRYPQQLHLDFDVDDLDGEEKRALALGATVLERTDQLRPEANWRVYADPAGHPFCLCLH
- a CDS encoding VOC family protein is translated as MTSDLQSAHRFYGAVLGWQFRSASLGEEFSVALHDGEPVAGIGALAPSFQVPVAWTAYFAVPDADDAAARIRERGATVAVGPLKLGPGRAALAADRDGATFGFWEGQTLAWSVGTGHAPAILELRTRDAFAAAIFYAEVFDWASEKPGGCQVTYEHDQVIVHDGTHVVAALRGGAVEAAPDPRVRPQWHVHFRVPDVPAVTEAAVDAGGTVTPVTATRDGTGSRAMVRDPDGGLFTVTGPGPPD
- a CDS encoding bifunctional 2-polyprenyl-6-hydroxyphenol methylase/3-demethylubiquinol 3-O-methyltransferase UbiG, which translates into the protein MTTQPTNDAAIRQWNDIPRAALEAMEPDGDFAKRHLVNPVLLRMLGDVNGRRILDAGCGHGYFSRLLAARGAQVTGVEPTDTMFGYAQEKERARAQGIVYVQADLTRLPDLGGPFDAVVCSMVLPAVPDWKPAMRACVEALRPGGLFLFSVNHPAFEQLLSTWREHGDYRLRRYLEEYRLARTHAPDFHRPLSAYLNELAALGCRLREIAEPGLDPRAAREEEATTPGITSYVHLPNFLIAAAEGP
- a CDS encoding SpoIIE family protein phosphatase → MNAWNAATSADFRGPLDVTRAATAVLDARGLVIGWSAAARKLLGYAPEEIVGRPAATFLPGTADRAPGPTEPSAPDMSHIEARTARHADGHRLPVAITMCPLADALQNAAAGPARVLVATGLDDLRRWEARQAMLHGLATQSPVGLAIYDNDLQLTWFNSSYGREIGLPLRQLIGKRANELYPGEFVTEGYPHALEAVMRHVLATGEPFVDLHFVGEQPTDPGTEHVWSCSYYRLQDPDGRVLGVCEDSFDITDRYQAQRRLNLLVEAGRRIGTTLDVVGTAREVTEVAVPDFASTVTVDLVRSVLEGGDPEPDEAGMPELVRVAARSRDDPPDRPPTPPHPVAYRRGMLPYRSLSSGGLIRTERTIVVPLRAGGPLMGLVTFDRGDSPRVFDGGEVDLADELVVRAAVSMDNARRFAREHTAALTLQRDLLPQHLPPQSAVDAAYRYLPSDDRAGVGGDWFDVIGLSGTRVGLVVGDVVGHGLQAAATMGRLRTTVRALARMDLAPDELLGRLDDLVGQAPEERAAGGAAEPGPGDVTPGVTCLYAVYDPVSRHCTMARAGHPPPAIVTPGGAVSFPDLPAGPPLGLGGLPFESWETQLPVGSLLALFTDGLLRDRERDVDAGLAILGEVLRADARPLEELCDRALAELLPGGATADDAALLLVRTRELDARQVAAWELPAEPAAVATARELATGQLARWGLAELSYATELMVSELVTNTVRHASGPVHLRLLRDLALVTEVSDTAHTSPHLRYAASDDEGGRGLFIVAQLVQRWGTRYTPSGKTIWTEQAFPADYPGAPRPVG
- a CDS encoding Lrp/AsnC family transcriptional regulator, with the protein product MGNEIDLDSLDREILFHLRQDGRLTNVELARRVGLTPPPCLRRVKRLEESGVIAGYRAVIDPAAVGRGLEVLVDVEVYATDRETVEEFENTVAAYEEVVELRRFFGRPDYFLRVTVADHAAYEAFLTRKLTGLRGVLRVESHLTMKKIKTEL
- a CDS encoding DinB family protein; protein product: MTIERIDPPSQAGEREMLRAYLDFHRATLAMKVEGLTDEQLRRRSMPPSTLSLLGLVRHLAEVERTWFRRVVNGEDIPLVWSEEGDYQAAFDDGESTGASALATWQTEVAHSRRIEEAAESLDITAHQPRWGKDVSLRLIMLHMIHEYARHNGHADFLREGVDGATGP